The following are encoded together in the Theileria orientalis strain Shintoku DNA, chromosome 1, complete genome genome:
- a CDS encoding uncharacterized protein (protein of unknown function DUF81 family protein): protein MEVPGRVIFSFVIVCVVSSFCVAIGIGGGILYVPLLGYLYSDVPKGVYLSKTSILMTSFIGASYHLWNDVAVIVKAFKKKRSSEKADKKIDSDVKNENTETVVNEDELKEGNVEGLEPTDEQLEHTPEETESLSQNTEIKESKESKAFETPRVHLVLSLSLIPFCILGSYLGTTFHFFAKDNIKLVVTVIVSLSLLVTILKLIMLCVNRKKDDRESPEHTDPDSVSSTHENTESNEDHKQEVESEKEIEIEEMSEVDSKDVKVICDDDESDEEDSVASRSDSTQSVINGINRLFKSYNNVTVHTADKRLVSFMLIVFCLLLYFLAIKVDKPLLYAPVFVLMLSLGLFYAVKTRLSFKPRKIAESCSRGLDKVRDKVCRRMGTKKAQKWLDAGVHYILLNLLVAFLSGFFSGSAGTGSGIFMVPLLQYLAMSPVSCSATSNFLTLSMSIATLSRFGLKVEFKVEELLPALFGSLVGTSLSLFLIRTITKDRISAYFVNATLVVFCISSIVLTWTI from the coding sequence ATGGAAGTTCCAGGAAGAGTAATATTCAGTTTCGTAATAGTATGCGTGGTCTCGTCCTTTTGCGTGGCAATCGGAATAGGAGGAGGCATACTGTACGTTCCACTCCTAGGATACCTATACTCAGATGTGCCGAAAGGAGTTTATTTGTCAAAAACCTCAATATTGATGACATCGTTCATCGGAGCATCCTACCACCTGTGGAACGATGTCGCGGTTATAGTTAAAGCctttaaaaagaaaaggtCGTCAGAGAAGGCTGATAAAAAAATCGATTCCgatgtaaaaaatgaaaatacaGAGACTGTTGTAAATGAAGATGAGTTAAAAGAGGGCAACGTTGAGGGACTGGAGCCGACAGATGAGCAGCTTGAACACACGCCCGAAGAGACTGAATCTTTATCTCAAAACAcagaaataaaagaaagCAAGGAATCAAAGGCTTTTGAAACGCCACGAGTGCACTTGGTGTTGTCACTTTCACTCATACCGTTCTGTATTCTGGGCAGCTATTTAGGTACGACCTTCCACTTCTTCGCAAAGGATAACATTAAGCTCGTGGTGACAGTGATCGTGTCGCTATCCCTGCTGGTCACAATTTTGAAACTGATTATGCTGTGTGTCAATAGAAAGAAGGACGATAGAGAGTCACCGGAACATACAGACCCAGATTCTGTGTCAAGCACACATGAAAATACGGAGTCGAATGAGGATCATAAACAGGAAGTGGAGTCGGAAAAGGAGATTGAAATTGAGGAGATGAGTGAAGTGGATTCAAAAGACGTTAAGGTCATTTgcgacgacgacgagtcGGACGAAGAGGATAGTGTAGCATCGAGATCAGACTCGACCCAAAGCGTCATCAACGGAATAAATAGGCTCTTTAAGTCCTACAACAACGTGACGGTGCACACGGCGGATAAGAGACTGGTGTCATTCATGCTGATAGTGTTCTGCCTGCTCTTGTACTTCTTGGCAATCAAGGTGGACAAGCCGCTCCTGTACGCACCGGTGTTTGTGCTGATGCTGTCACTCGGACTGTTCTACGCAGTAAAAACCCGGTTGTCATTTAAGCCGAGGAAGATCGCGGAGAGCTGCTCCAGGGGACTGGACAAGGTGCGGGACAAAGTGTGCAGAAGAATGGGAACTAAGAAGGCACAAAAGTGGCTGGACGCAGGAGTCCACTACATCCTGCTTAACCTGCTGGTGGCCTTCCTGTCAGGGTTCTTCTCAGGAAGCGCAGGCACGGGCTCAGGGATATTCATGGTGCCGCTGCTGCAGTACCTGGCAATGAGCCCAGTGTCGTGCTCAGCCACGTCGAACTTCCTGACGCTGTCAATGTCTATCGCAACCCTGTCGAGGTTCGGCCTGAAGGTGGAATTTAAAgtcgaggagctgctgccgGCGCTCTTCGGGTCCCTCGTCGGAACTTCGCTGTCCCTATTTCTGATCAGGACGATAACGAAGGACAGGATATCGGCCTACTTCGTGAACGCCACCCTGGTGGTATTCTGCATATCATCGATAGTGCTGACCTGGACGATATAG
- a CDS encoding uncharacterized protein (nucleic acid binding, OB-fold, tRNA/helicase-type domain containing protein), with protein MFIISLILYFNCNSIEGFRIPLASNTQNLLVYGDGSIGNNTQNYRHTHNHNAYSPENLMHNLTTVSEELDPYESYKTKTDFDHSNSDRNFYSISGLFTYIKEYYKSHSRYPFPFATSVFGSVVSVRRIPSQKIIFIDLNDGSTIENLQIVVNNYSAFRDLESIKPGDDVLAIGIIDYRKGKPSERSLSEFDLHVNEEDPKHKMELHTHANGDDVNPVLPNVSYSDEYLRKHPHLRFQNKLFASVMRIRSELMHLTFNFFAKHGFCYIETPCITRMNCENLHSFHLKTKEESELGGSSFLSPTGQMELEYACYALRRVWKFGPAFRSEVSDTTRHSPEFSMIEAEMSNYSIEGMIRFIENYIQACAKHILEKCNEYVQYLNKFDSNYEEHLRHLSSAKIKIITYDEAVQVLNELLESEPGSRKYNYGPVSWGRRLTDSNEKALVEHFNNQILAITNYPESITAFYMKESTNKEEQSNLSDTAGEEIKKTVDNFDIIAPYGYEIAGGSLREDDYEVLKRKMEELNMNESGYRRYRARIYREYRYLDLRKYRYLPHGGFGIGFDRLIMLMTKKENIRDVKPFDNK; from the exons ATGTTTATCATATCGCTTATATTGTACTTTAACTGTAATAGTATCGAAGGATTCCGTATACCACTAGCCAGTAATACACAAAACCTATTAGTATACGGAGATGGCTCGATTGGAAATAATACGCAAAATTATAGACACACACATAACCATAATGCGTACAGCCCAGAGAATTTAATGCACAATTTGACAACAGTTTCAGAGGAATTGGATCCCTATGAATCATATAAGACTAAAACAG ATTTCGATCACAGTAATTCTGATCGGAATTTTTACTCGATATCAGGACTGTTTACATACATAAAAGAGTATTATAAATCGCACAGCAGGTACCCATTTCCATTCGCAACAAGCGTGTTCGGTTCGGTGGTGTCTGTGAGAAGAATTCCGTCGCAGaagataatttttattgacCTTAACGATGGATCGACCATCGAGAACCTGCAGATAGTAGTTAACAACTACAGTGCCTTCAGAGACCTGGAGTCCATAAAACCGGGAGACGACGTGTTAGCAATAGGAATCATAGACTACAGGAAGGGGAAGCCGTCGGAAAGGTCGCTCTCAGAGTTTGACCTGCACGTAAACGAGGAAGACCCGAAACATAAGATGGAGTTGCACACACACGCGAACGGAGACGACGTGAACCCAGTGCTGCCAAACGTAAGCTACTCCGACGAGTATCTCAGAAAGCACCCGCACCTGAGGTTCCAAAACAAGCTGTTCGCATCGGTGATGCGTATAAGAAGCGAGTTGATGCACCTAACGTTCAATTTCTTCGCA AAACACGGGTTTTGCTACATAGAAACGCCATGTATCACAAGAATGAACTGCGAAAACTTACATTCATTCCAC CTGAAAACTAAAGAGGAAAGTGAGTTGGGAGGCTCATCGTTTCTGAGTCCAACAGGGCAAATGGAACTGGAATACGCGTGTTACGCACTGAGGCGCGTGTGGAAGTTCGGCCCAGCATTTAGATCAGAAGTCTCAGAT ACAACGAGACATTCTCCAGAGTTTTCTATGATAGAAGCTGAGATGTCAAATTATAGCATCGAG GGGATGATAAGGTTCATCGAAAACTATATTCAAGCGTGTGCAAAACATATACTTGAGAAGTGTAACGAATATGTACagtatttaaacaaatttgacAGCAACTACGAGGAACACCTGAGGCACTTG TCCTCtgcaaaaattaaaataataacatatGACGAAGCCGTACAAGTGTTAAACGag TTACTGGAATCAGAACCAGGTTCTAGGAAGTATAATTATGGACCAGTCAGCTGGGGAAGACGGTTGACAGATTCAAATGAAAAGGCACTAGTTGAGCACTTCAATAACCAAATATTGGCAATAACTAACTACCCAGAGTCCATAACGGCATTTTATATGAA GGAGTCGACCAACAAAGAGGAGCAAAGTAATCTAAGTGATACAGCCGGAGAGGAAATCAAGAAAACGGTGGACAACTTTGACATAATAGCTCCATACGGGTACGAAATAGCAGGAGGATCACTCAGAGAAGATGATTACGAAGTGCTGAAAAG GAAAATGGAGGAATTAAACATGAACGAGAGTGGCTACCGAAGGTATAGAGCAAGGATTTATAGAGAATATAGGTACTTGGATCTGAGGAAGTATAGGTACCTGCCGCACGGAGGATTCGGCATAGGATTCGATAGACTGATAATGCTGATGACCAAAAAGGAAAACATCAGGGACGTCAAACCATTCGATAACAAGTGA